Proteins from one Candidatus Omnitrophota bacterium genomic window:
- a CDS encoding CNNM domain-containing protein codes for MPFMFELTIILAMIAVNAVFAAYEMSLASISRTKLTALVNMKLKGALEAAHMKDRMEASLAVVQVGITLVGAIAAAVGGAGMEKHFAPALAAGLGISRGGADILALVFLILPLSALTIIFAELIPKTYAIHHQAFVCLALSPFMKILAGIAYPVVAVFEGIVKKTIDFINQKYQRKNRPEENTGLHELNAAVAIARTSRLLGAREEKIVLAAAQLSVRPIKESMIPINDVSTIALEISLTQALVHAHNDMHTRFPVCAVENDPQTIQGYINFKDIMAGLKLNPSDPSIRGIIRPIKTFESPTPIAQVLEHMIQERLHIALVSSKEGKVIGMVTMEDIIEEMVGEIEDEFDRLPSYIHPYGGGWIVGGGATMAVLGQTVGEASLPLSVEERSLKLADWFARKTGKKIPLGGESINAGQVLIMVRKLRRKKLGEAIITLNKSDQ; via the coding sequence ATGCCTTTCATGTTTGAACTGACCATCATCCTTGCCATGATCGCCGTTAATGCTGTTTTTGCCGCCTATGAAATGTCGCTGGCTTCCATTTCCCGGACGAAATTGACCGCCTTGGTCAATATGAAATTGAAAGGGGCTTTAGAGGCCGCGCATATGAAGGACCGCATGGAGGCCAGCCTTGCGGTCGTGCAGGTGGGCATTACGCTGGTGGGCGCCATTGCCGCGGCCGTGGGTGGGGCGGGCATGGAAAAGCATTTTGCTCCGGCCCTTGCCGCCGGCCTGGGGATCTCCCGCGGCGGCGCGGACATCCTGGCCCTGGTTTTCCTGATCCTGCCTTTAAGCGCCCTGACCATTATTTTCGCCGAACTCATTCCCAAAACGTACGCCATCCATCACCAGGCCTTTGTCTGTTTGGCCCTGTCTCCCTTCATGAAGATCCTGGCCGGCATTGCCTATCCGGTGGTGGCTGTTTTCGAGGGCATTGTCAAAAAGACCATTGATTTTATCAATCAAAAATATCAGCGCAAGAACCGCCCCGAGGAGAACACCGGTCTGCATGAACTCAATGCCGCCGTGGCCATCGCCCGCACGTCGCGTTTATTGGGAGCCAGGGAAGAAAAGATCGTTTTGGCCGCGGCCCAATTGTCCGTGCGGCCCATCAAGGAAAGCATGATCCCCATCAATGATGTTTCAACGATCGCCCTGGAAATCTCCCTGACCCAGGCCTTGGTCCACGCCCACAACGACATGCACACGCGTTTCCCGGTTTGCGCCGTTGAGAATGATCCGCAGACCATCCAGGGTTATATCAATTTCAAGGACATCATGGCGGGATTAAAACTCAACCCGTCAGACCCCAGCATCAGGGGCATCATCCGTCCCATCAAGACCTTTGAAAGTCCTACGCCGATCGCCCAGGTTTTGGAACACATGATACAGGAAAGATTGCACATCGCCCTCGTTTCCTCCAAAGAGGGAAAGGTCATCGGCATGGTCACGATGGAAGACATCATCGAGGAGATGGTGGGCGAGATCGAAGATGAATTTGACCGGCTTCCATCCTATATCCATCCGTATGGCGGCGGATGGATCGTCGGCGGAGGGGCCACGATGGCTGTCCTTGGCCAGACCGTGGGAGAGGCCTCCTTGCCTTTGTCCGTTGAGGAAAGATCTTTGAAACTGGCGGATTGGTTCGCCCGAAAGACCGGCAAGAAGATCCCTCTGGGAGGGGAAAGCATCAATGCCGGCCAAGTCCTTATTATGGTCCGCAAATTGCGCCGCAAAAAATTGGGAGAGGCGATCATCACCCTCAACAAGTCCGATCAATGA
- a CDS encoding M3 family oligoendopeptidase — translation MDLAKIPSYQKRVFVPLNADLTDVNTVTGLYVQLESRQIKSARALEQWLLDRSELDAAVSQAGSILYIRMTCHTDDKAIAGAYTKFIQTVSPAVKLVNDRLNHKYLELRSQFPLDAKRYEVHDRAVKTDVGLFVEKNVPLQTEVDLLSQEYQTVCGAMTVVFEGQERTLPEMGKYLLEPDRVLRERAWRATAERRSQDKDKFEDIFDKLFQKRVAIARNAGFKDFTEYQFKNYHRFDYTPADCKRYHETIEQFIVPLNEEIFKRRKKEMKSETLRPWDAAVDPLGRGPLKPFEKPKELVDGIKKIFKRVDFQLGDQFNMMDKEGLLDLDSRKGKAPGGYQNTLSEARKPFIFMNAVGVDDDVRTLLHEGGHAFHALACAKDPLVDYRHGPIEFCEVASMAMELLGGRYINEFYNDADTKRSNREHLEGIIHILAWVANIDAFQHWLYEHPDHSPAERRQAWTGFYEQFGGKFIDWSDLTEVKAYLWHRQLHIFEIPFYYIEYGIAQLGALQVWLNARKDPRKALADYRKGLSLGGSRPLPELYKTAGIRFDFSEGIIKPLADAVYQEWQKLLV, via the coding sequence ACTGGATGCCGCTGTCAGCCAGGCAGGGTCCATTTTGTATATCCGCATGACCTGTCACACGGATGATAAGGCCATTGCTGGGGCCTACACCAAATTCATCCAAACCGTTTCACCCGCGGTCAAACTCGTCAATGACCGTTTAAACCATAAATACCTGGAACTGCGCTCTCAATTTCCCTTAGACGCCAAACGTTATGAAGTCCATGACCGCGCGGTCAAGACCGACGTGGGATTATTCGTTGAGAAAAACGTGCCTTTGCAGACCGAAGTGGACCTTTTGTCCCAGGAATATCAGACGGTGTGCGGGGCCATGACCGTTGTGTTTGAAGGTCAGGAGCGCACCTTGCCGGAAATGGGTAAATATTTGCTGGAACCCGACAGGGTTTTGCGTGAGAGGGCCTGGCGCGCCACGGCCGAACGGCGTTCCCAGGACAAAGATAAATTTGAAGATATTTTTGACAAACTTTTCCAGAAGCGCGTGGCCATCGCGCGGAATGCCGGCTTTAAGGATTTCACCGAGTATCAATTCAAGAATTATCACCGCTTTGACTACACACCGGCCGATTGCAAGCGTTATCACGAGACCATTGAACAATTCATCGTCCCGCTCAATGAAGAAATTTTCAAAAGGCGCAAGAAGGAAATGAAATCAGAAACTTTACGGCCGTGGGACGCGGCCGTGGATCCTTTGGGCCGCGGGCCTTTAAAACCGTTTGAAAAGCCGAAGGAATTAGTGGATGGGATCAAAAAGATCTTTAAGCGCGTGGACTTTCAGCTGGGCGACCAGTTCAATATGATGGATAAAGAAGGGCTTTTGGACCTGGACAGCCGCAAGGGTAAGGCCCCGGGCGGTTATCAAAACACGCTTTCCGAGGCACGCAAGCCGTTCATTTTTATGAACGCCGTGGGCGTGGATGATGACGTGCGCACCCTTTTGCATGAAGGCGGCCATGCGTTCCATGCCCTGGCCTGTGCCAAAGACCCGCTGGTGGATTATCGCCACGGCCCCATAGAATTCTGCGAGGTGGCGTCCATGGCCATGGAACTTCTGGGCGGGCGTTATATCAACGAGTTTTATAATGACGCGGACACCAAACGCTCCAACCGCGAACATCTCGAAGGCATCATCCACATCCTCGCCTGGGTGGCCAACATTGACGCGTTCCAGCACTGGCTCTATGAACACCCTGACCATTCGCCGGCAGAGCGTCGGCAGGCATGGACGGGTTTTTATGAACAGTTCGGCGGCAAATTCATTGACTGGAGCGATTTGACGGAAGTGAAGGCCTATTTGTGGCACAGGCAATTGCATATTTTTGAGATACCGTTTTATTACATTGAATACGGTATCGCCCAGTTGGGCGCTTTGCAGGTATGGCTTAACGCGCGCAAAGATCCCAGGAAAGCCCTGGCGGATTATCGCAAAGGGTTGAGCTTGGGCGGTTCACGACCGTTGCCGGAATTGTATAAAACCGCGGGCATACGCTTTGATTTTTCCGAAGGCATCATCAAACCCCTCGCCGACGCCGTTTATCAAGAGTGGCAAAAACTTTTGGTATGA
- a CDS encoding RNA methyltransferase, protein MIKLTHEEIVARQVSGLNKPCLPFCVILNNIRSLHNVGAIFRTADGVGVEKIWLCGITGYPPQAGIVKTALGAQDHVSWEYREDPVVLAEELKKQGYQIVLLEQMAGAVSHDVFVPKAPVCLIIGNEVSGVSERLAALCDTAIEIEMAGIKNSLNVAIAFGVAAYHIRACFKKS, encoded by the coding sequence ATGATCAAGTTAACTCATGAAGAGATCGTGGCCAGGCAGGTGAGCGGTTTGAACAAACCGTGCCTGCCGTTTTGCGTCATTTTGAATAATATCCGCAGTCTGCATAATGTCGGCGCCATTTTTCGGACTGCCGACGGCGTAGGAGTGGAAAAAATATGGCTGTGCGGCATCACCGGCTATCCGCCGCAGGCAGGCATCGTCAAAACCGCTCTGGGTGCGCAAGACCATGTGTCGTGGGAATATAGAGAAGACCCGGTTGTTTTGGCAGAGGAGTTAAAGAAGCAGGGATATCAGATCGTTCTGTTAGAGCAGATGGCAGGAGCGGTTTCGCATGACGTATTTGTGCCCAAAGCGCCAGTGTGTCTGATCATCGGCAATGAGGTCAGCGGCGTGTCGGAACGTTTGGCGGCTTTGTGTGATACGGCCATTGAGATCGAGATGGCGGGGATCAAGAATTCATTGAACGTCGCGATCGCTTTTGGTGTTGCCGCCTACCACATTCGCGCCTGTTTTAAAAAATCATGA